A window of Ictalurus furcatus strain D&B chromosome 18, Billie_1.0, whole genome shotgun sequence contains these coding sequences:
- the asl gene encoding argininosuccinate lyase — MAASEGNKLWGGRFVGSTDPIMEKFNASISYDQRMWDADIRGSKAYVKALHKAKLVTQEELVHIQGGLDQVLGEWSSGTFQIKPGDEDIHTANERRLKELIGEAAGKLHTGRSRNDQVVTDMRLWLRDAITTLKGNTIQLITTMVERAAIEINILFPGYTHMQRAQPIRWSHWILSHAVALSRDVEQLEEIRKRVNVLPLGSGAIAGNPFNIDRELLRKELNFDGISINSMDATGQRDFVAEFLFWGSMCLMHLSKMAEDLILYSTKEFSFIKSSDLYSTGSSLMPQKKNADSLELIRSKAGRVFGRCAGFMMVLKGLPSTYNKDLQEDKEAMFDTYDSLHAVLQVATGVMSTLEVNQKAMEAALSPDMLATDLAYYLVRKGMPFREAHSCSGKAVYQAESKGVPLNKLTVEDLHTASPLFDSDVSSVWDYTSSVEQYSAPGGTARSSVTAQIEHMRAWLKVHSV, encoded by the exons GGAAACAAGTTGTGGGGCGGTAGATTTGTAGGGAGCACTGATCCCATCATGGAGAAGTTCAACGCATCAATCTCATATGATCAACGCATGTGGGATGCAGACATCAGGGGCAGTAAAGCCTACGTAAAGGCATTGCACAAAGCCAAGCTGGTCACTCAGGAGGAATTGGTGCATATTCAGGGCGGCCTTGATCAG GTTTTGGGTGAATGGTCCAGTGGTACATTCCAGATCAAGCCAGGAGATGAGGATATTCACACAGCCAATGAGCGTAGACTAAAG GAACTGATCGGAGAGGCAGCTGGAAAGCTTCATACTGGCAGGAGCAGGAATGATCAA GTTGTGACAGATATGAGGCTGTGGTTGCGGGATGCTATCACCACTCTGAAGGGAAACACCATCCAACTTATAACTACCATGGTGGAAAGGGCAGCCAT AGAAATCAACATCCTTTTTCCTGGATACACTCACATGCAGAGAGCGCAGCCAATCAGATGGAGCCACTGGATTCTCAG TCACGCAGTGGCACTGAGCAGAGACGTGGAGCAGCTGGAGGAAATCAGGAAGCGGGTCAACGTTCTGCCTTTAGGAAG TGGAGCCATTGCTGGGAACCCCTTCAACATTGATAGGGAACTTCTTCGGAAAG AACTCAACTTTGACGGGATCAGCATCAACAGTATGGATGCAACCGGACAGAGAGATTTCGTCG CTGAGTTCCTCTTCTGGGGATCAATGTGTCTCATGCACCTCAGTAAGATGGCAGAGGATCTGATCCTGTACAGCACCAAAGAATTCTCCTTTATCAAGTCATCCGATTTATACAG CACAGGAAGCAGTCTGATGCCGCAGAAGAAGAATGCTGACAGTCTGGAGCTCATCCGCAGCAAAGCAGGACGAGTGTTCGGCAGA TGTGCAGGTTTTATGATGGTACTCAAAGGCCTCCCCAGCACATACAACAAAGATCTACAG gaGGATAAAGAGGCCATGTTTGACACCTATGATTCATTGCATGCTGTACTGCAGGTGGCTACAGGTGTCATGTCTACACTGGAG GTCAATCAGAAAGCTATGGAGGCAGCACTCAGTCCGGACATGCTGGCCACTGATCTGGCCTATTACCTTGTCAGGAAAGGA ATGCCTTTTAGGGAAGCTCATAGCTGCTCCGGAAAAGCTGTCTATCAAGCTGAGTCTAAAGGTGTCCCACTAAACAAGCTTACTGTGGAAGACCTCCATACTGCCAG TCCTCTGTTTGACAGTGACGTGTCCTCAGTGTGGGACTACACAAGCAGTGTGGAGCAGTACAGCGCCCCGGGTGGCACAGCACGGAGTAGTGTCACGGCACAGATAGAACACATGAGAGCCTGGCTGAAGGTGCACAGTGTATAA
- the LOC128622555 gene encoding argininosuccinate lyase-like, producing MEKFNASISYDQRMWDADIRGSKAYVKALHKAKLVTQEELVHIQGGLDQVLGEWSSGTFQIKPGDEDIHTANERRLKELIGEAAGKLHTGRSRNDQVVTDMRLWLRDAITTLKGNTIQLITTMVERAAIEINILFPGYTHMQRAQPIRWSHWILSHAVALSRDVEQLEEIRKRVNVLPLGSGAIAGNPFNIDRELLRKELNFDGISINSMDATGQRDFVAEFLFWGSMCLMHLSKMAEDLILYSTKEFSFIKSSDLYSTGSSLMPQKKNADSLELIRSKAGRVFGRCAGFMMVLKGLPSTYNKDLQEDKEAMFDTYDSLHAVLQVATGVMSTLEVNQKAMEAALSPDMLATDLAYYLVRKGMPFREAHSCSGKAVYQAESKGVPLNKLTVEDLHTASPLFDSDVSSVWDYTSSVEQYSAPGGTARSSVTAQIEHMRAWLKVHSV from the exons ATGGAGAAGTTCAACGCATCAATCTCATATGATCAACGCATGTGGGATGCAGACATCAGGGGCAGTAAAGCCTACGTAAAGGCATTGCACAAAGCCAAGCTGGTCACTCAGGAGGAATTGGTGCATATTCAGGGCGGCCTTGATCAG GTTTTGGGTGAATGGTCCAGTGGTACATTCCAGATCAAGCCAGGAGATGAGGATATTCACACAGCCAATGAGCGTAGACTAAAG GAACTGATCGGAGAGGCAGCTGGAAAGCTTCATACTGGCAGGAGCAGGAATGATCAA GTTGTGACAGATATGAGGCTGTGGTTGCGGGATGCTATCACCACTCTGAAGGGAAACACCATCCAACTTATAACTACCATGGTGGAAAGGGCAGCCAT AGAAATCAACATCCTTTTTCCTGGATACACTCACATGCAGAGAGCGCAGCCAATCAGATGGAGCCACTGGATTCTCAG TCACGCAGTGGCACTGAGCAGAGACGTGGAGCAGCTGGAGGAAATCAGGAAGCGGGTCAACGTTCTGCCTTTAGGAAG TGGAGCCATTGCTGGGAACCCCTTCAACATTGATAGGGAACTTCTTCGGAAAG AACTCAACTTTGACGGGATCAGCATCAACAGTATGGATGCAACCGGACAGAGAGATTTCGTCG CTGAGTTCCTCTTCTGGGGATCAATGTGTCTCATGCACCTCAGTAAGATGGCAGAGGATCTGATCCTGTACAGCACCAAAGAATTCTCCTTTATCAAGTCATCCGATTTATACAG CACAGGAAGCAGTCTGATGCCGCAGAAGAAGAATGCTGACAGTCTGGAGCTCATCCGCAGCAAAGCAGGACGAGTGTTCGGCAGA TGTGCAGGTTTTATGATGGTACTCAAAGGCCTCCCCAGCACATACAACAAAGATCTACAG gaGGATAAAGAGGCCATGTTTGACACCTATGATTCATTGCATGCTGTACTGCAGGTGGCTACAGGTGTCATGTCTACACTGGAG GTCAATCAGAAAGCTATGGAGGCAGCACTCAGTCCGGACATGCTGGCCACTGATCTGGCCTATTACCTTGTCAGGAAAGGA ATGCCTTTTAGGGAAGCTCATAGCTGCTCCGGAAAAGCTGTCTATCAAGCTGAGTCTAAAGGTGTCCCACTAAACAAGCTTACTGTGGAAGACCTCCATACTGCCAG TCCTCTGTTTGACAGTGACGTGTCCTCAGTGTGGGACTACACAAGCAGTGTGGAGCAGTACAGCGCCCCGGGTGGCACAGCACGGAGTAGTGTCACGGCACAGATAGAACACATGAGAGCCTGGCTGAAGGTGCACAGTGTATAA